In Candidatus Limnocylindrales bacterium, the sequence CCCGTCGCAGAAAACGGCTACCGCGAAGGTGCGATGTTCATCAACCATCGCGTCACGACCTCGATGGGCGGCGGCCTGTGCCAGCTCTCGGGATTGATCTACAACCTGGCATTGCTGTCGGGCTGCGAGATTACCGAGCGCTTCAACCACAGCATCGACGCCTACGGAGAAAACCGCTACATCCCGCTCGGACGCGACGCCACCGTTGCGTACGACAGGAAAAATCTGCGATTCCGGAATCCGTACGCCTTTGCGCTCCGATTGCATCTGGCTGTAAACGAGCAACTGGCGAGCGGCAGCGTGCGGGCAGAGCAAAGTCTGCCGCATGCGATTTCGATCGAAGCGGAACTGATGGAAGAGCTGCCGTCGCCGCTCGAGCGCGTGCCGGATAGCTCGCTCCTGCCTGGCGAAGAGAAAATCGAAAAAGGGCTGTCGGGGAAAATCGTGCAGGCCTGGCGCGTCACAACCGGTTCCGGCGAAATACGCAAGGAGTTGCTGTCGCGCGACCAATATCATGCGACGCCGACGTTGTTGCGGCATCATACCGGCAGCTGACAGACCGCAGCGCAAAAAGGCGCGTCGGACCAGCCCGCTTCTGCTGCCGTCAGTGCGTCGACTGCGGATCTTCCGAGACGTCAGCCTGTCCGAGCACCGCGGTGCGCAGCCATTCACGAACTTTCGAGTCGTGGCGATCCTCGTCGTCGGCGCATTCCCGGCACTGCTCGGCGAGCTCTTCGTGCCCGAGCTCATCGGCAAGCTCGATCAGCAGCTCCCAGCCGGCAAGATCGGCCACCTCGGCCTGAAGCATCGTGCCGAGGCACTGCGTGAGCGTGGTTTTCGGATCGGTCAGCACCTGTGCAAATCCGATCCCGATCACGCCCACGATGTCGGCGCACGGCGTAACCGCCGTCGGATCGGCGCCGAGCTGCTGGATGGCCGCCGCGAGAATTCCCGCGTGGCGGAGCTCGTCGTCGCGGATGTCCTCGATCTCATCAGCCGCCAGGCTCTCATCATGCGTATGGGATGCCTTGAGCTTGATGAGAAGCGCGTCGTAGAGCCGCACCCCGGCGCGTTCGAAAGCGAGACGCTCGCCGAGTTTGTCGAGAAGCACGGCTGCCGATTCTCCTTTGACGGCTGCGACGGTGGATTTGACGATGCCCTTGAGCTTGATCGGGCTCGGCATCGTTCCGACCGGGTCGGACTCGGTACAGTACGACAGGCGCATTTCGTCGAGCGCGTCCGTATCGGGCATCTCGTTGCGCGCCTGCACTTTGCGGAACGTCTCGAATCCGAGCGGTGACGTGGCAATTCCGGTTTTATTCTCGCCGATATCCGTCGGCTTCATCGAATTGCTCAATGGACCCTCCTGTGTTCGGCAAGCGCAATCGCGC encodes:
- a CDS encoding VanW family protein, with amino-acid sequence MPPDFPHEVAGYACPLINPPAQRHLFRNKIHNLQLAIGRMQGFVLLPGEEFSFWRMALEPVAENGYREGAMFINHRVTTSMGGGLCQLSGLIYNLALLSGCEITERFNHSIDAYGENRYIPLGRDATVAYDRKNLRFRNPYAFALRLHLAVNEQLASGSVRAEQSLPHAISIEAELMEELPSPLERVPDSSLLPGEEKIEKGLSGKIVQAWRVTTGSGEIRKELLSRDQYHATPTLLRHHTGS
- a CDS encoding ferritin-like domain-containing protein translates to MSNSMKPTDIGENKTGIATSPLGFETFRKVQARNEMPDTDALDEMRLSYCTESDPVGTMPSPIKLKGIVKSTVAAVKGESAAVLLDKLGERLAFERAGVRLYDALLIKLKASHTHDESLAADEIEDIRDDELRHAGILAAAIQQLGADPTAVTPCADIVGVIGIGFAQVLTDPKTTLTQCLGTMLQAEVADLAGWELLIELADELGHEELAEQCRECADDEDRHDSKVREWLRTAVLGQADVSEDPQSTH